The following is a genomic window from Moorella sp. Hama-1.
TGCGCGCAGGTGGCGGAAGGCTTGTGCCAGACCCCATAAATCCCTGGAAGGGATTGAAACATTATGTCTGCTCGCGAAGATTACTTTGCTGGTCGCATGTGCCAGACCCCATAAATCCCTGGAAGGGATTGAAACCGACACATGCAGCTAGGGTGACTGGTATCCCCACAAGTGCCAGACTGTATTTGTCAACCCAAAATTCCCCCAGATCGTCATTTAAAAATACCCCACATTGAACCAAAAAGCACAAGCTATTTAACTTAATTTTTGCTGCTCCAACCACTCCTTCGTTTCCTTCATGCGATAGGAATTGCCGTTCATATTCACGATATAGGCCTGATGGGTCAGACGATCAATCATGGCGGCCGTCATCACCGGGTCTTGAAATATTTCCCCCCAACGCTCAAAGGAGAGGTTGGTGGTGACGATAGTGGCTTTGCGTCCGGCCCGCAAGGACAGATGGGTGAAAAGCAATTCTGCCCCTTCTCTGTCGAAGGAGATATACCCCATTTCATCAGCGATGACCAGATCATATTTTTCAAACCGGTTTTGGAAGGCGCGTAGGGTTTGGGCCGACCGACACTCCTTGATTTGATTCACCAGTAAAGGCACGGTGGTAAACCACACCTTGTAGCCTTCCAGGCAGGCCTGGATCCCTAGGCCAATGGCGATATGCGTCTTGCCAGTCCCTGCATTACCAGCTAAAATCACATTTCTCCCTTCCTGGATAAAGGCCAGGCTCTTGAGCAATTTTAACTTTTTTTGCGCATCCGGTGGCAGGTCACCAACGCTCAGACTTTCCAGATACTTTTTGTGGGTAAATTCGGCCCGCCGGATCCGGTTGTAGCGGGCTGATTCCTTACGGGCGTCCCACTCCTGTTGTAGTAATAAAGCCAGGAATTCTTCGTAACTGGCGTCTTTTTGCATCGCCTCCGTCACCTGTTTCTCCAGGTGCTGGCGGATCATGGGGAGTTTAAACTCTTTGGCCGCAGCCATGATAAGTTGGTGCCATTTTTGGCGCGGGGTGACACTCATGCGCTGGCCACCTCCTGAAATAGTTCGCCGTACTGCTGCAAGTGGCGCCGGGCTTCGTCCGCAATGGCCCGGGTTTCCTCCGAAGCTATAGCAGGGACATACGGGGTTTCCTTCCTTTTAGCACACAGGATCTTGATTTTGGCGGTACTCACATGCTCCGGGTGGATCTGGCTCAATTCCTGGATGCTCTTCTCCACCTCGCTCAAACTGCCGTCTTCCTGTAAATTATAATGGTCGAGTAGAGGTATGCCTCGCGGCATACCCCCCTCACAGAACCGTGCTGGCGCAATTAACGCACACGGCTCCTCAAGGAATCCTTTACGCGATGTATGCCGACGGCAACCGAATGTCCATGATATTTACATATATCCTTGGACTTGGTAATGGGAACTTTTCCAGGAACATCCTAAACTTCTCCCCGTCAAAGCTCTTCCTCTGGCTCCTACGATTTAGCCACTTGAAGAGCATACACCTGGCAATGTAGTGAAATGCTAGGAGGCGCTTGCTGTTATCGGTTATTCCATAGTAGTGGTAATAACCTATGAGCTTTCTTTTGAGAAGGGCCATGAGCACTTTCGCTGGCAGCATGCGGTTCTCTTTTATCCATTCCTTCATCCTCTGCACGTTCTGCCGGAACTTCTTCCGGCTGGTGCGTCGCTTGACCCTGAACTTCCCCTGATGGCTGGTGCTGCAGTAGTGGGTAAAGCCCAGGAAATCAAAGGTGTCTGGCTTATTTTGCCCCATCCGTTTGCACCATTGGGTAGCAAAGCGGCCAAAGGGAATTATCTTGGTCTTTTCTTCGGCTACGGATAGGGAGAATTTGGCCAGCCTTGTTCTCAGTGCCCTGTAGAATGCCTCGGCCTCATGTTTGTATTGAAAGCAGCAGATGAAGTCATCGGCATAGCGCACCATATAGGCTTCTCCCCGGCAGTGTTTGCGCACCGCTTTTTCGAACCACAGGTCAAGGACATAGTGCAGATAGATGTTGGCCAGGATAGGCGATACTATGCCGCCCTGGGGTGTCCCTGCGGTTGCGTCCCTTAGTTCCCCATTCTCCATAATACCCGCCTTGAGAAACCGGTGGAGCAACCGGAGAAAGTTGGGATCGGCTATGCGATGCTCTAAGAATTTCATCAGCCAGTCGTGGTCTACATGGTCGAAGAAGCCTTTGATATCGGCATCGACTATATAGTTGACCTTCCTGGCGACGATGAGGTAATTTAACAGCTTTAGGGCATCGTGGCAGCCGCGTTGGGGGCGAAAGCCGAAGGACATGTCCAGGAATTCCGCTTCGTAGATGGCATTGAGGATCTTACTGGCAGCCAGTTGGACTATTTTATCTTCGTAGGCTGGTATCCCCAGGGGGCGCTTCTTGTCAGAGCCCGGTTTGGGAATATATACGCGCCTAACTGGTTGAGGCCGGTAAGATTTGCGTTTGAGGCGTTCCAGGAGGCTTTGAATGTTGGCTTCCAGGTTCCCGCCATATTGCTCCTTGGTAATGCCATCTATGCCGGTAGCCCTATTGGCCTTGAGCTCAACATGGCATATCCTTAGCATACCCGCATCTATAAGGTGCATGAGGGAGGTGAAGCGTTCCTGCGGTCGCGTTCGGGCAACTTCCGTTATTCTTGCAAGTTTCGTTGTCAATCCGGTTCCACCTCTGAGTGTGGGAATTGTTCCCCTTACAAGAGCGATCCCTTGTTACGGCCTTTCCTCCACCGGCATTACCCGGTTTCCTTGGTACTACGCCGTAATCCGACTCCCTGCCTCCTGTTTGGCTTCCTCACTTTGTATCGCTCGTCGGCCATACTTCCTGAAACCGGAAGAGGAGGCAGGGTCTCCTGAGTTACTGCGGGATAACGATGTCCAGCGTGCCGAGGTCTGCGACCCCGAGGAGATGGCGGTAATCTCGCCTTGAGTGATTACTGCCATGTTGCCTTCTGCTTGGGTCAGAGCATCGGCCCTCCCAACTAATAAATCATTTCGAGGCTCAATCCCTTCAGCGCCATGGCTTTCGGCCCGCTGTCTTGCCTACCTACGCTTAAACCTGCTGGTTACCCAGCCAGGCTCCAAGGCTGGCTACTGGCGGTTGGCTAGACCTTACCAGGTGGGCTTCCCACCCACTATATCCCGCGGCATTGCTCAGCCGCACGACCCAGGATTTAAGACACAAAAATAGGGGGTCCTAAGATAAGAGCCACTGCCAAAAATCCAAAACTCATTGATATACCTTGTAGTTAGACTACCAAAGGAAAAGTTTTTGATGTATGAGCTTTTCTGAGAACGAAAGATTTACTTTTGTCAAGCTGCAAATCAGGCTAATTTGGACGATTAAAGGCAGTTATCAATAACGTTATTCCAAATATAACCAGGGATAAATTGTCACTTGTAAAATTCCTGAAAAAGGATTCCCTTCTCCTCTCTTTTATGGCATCATAATACTAGCCATGTTGGGGAGGAAAAGGAAATGATGTATCCTTATCAGCCAAGTTTGTTCGTCGATGACGGCCAGGGCTTGTTCTATTGGAAAATTGCCCACAACTATCCCTGGGAAGTATTTAATGATATTGCCCAGGAGTTTAAGGAAATACGTTATAAACAGCTCAAACAACAATCACCCCAATCATTACAGTCAAACAGGGACCAGGAAACCTTCTTTGAGGACTTTGAGGAAGGGGAAGTTGACCTGGTCGACCCCTTAAAAGTAGAAGGCCGTAGTCCTCGGGGGCGAAAGGGTATACCCTTCTGGCCCTTGTTGCGAGCCTTCGTCATGGCTCGTTTAATGCGGGTTGAAGACTCGGTCAAGGATGTTCACTTTTTGTTACATACAAACCCTACTTTTGCCCGGGCTCTGGGTTTCGAGGAACTCCCTTCTTACCATACGGTGGCCCGCTTTGATCAGATCATGAGCGAAAATGGGCTCTGGGAGAAGGCCAGGATCAAATCCGTCAAATTTAATATCGATAACAAGGTCTTTTTCCCCCTCCACGGAAATCGCCGTGGATACTACCCACATCGAAGCCGAGGCCAAAGCACCACCGAAAGAAAAGAAGGACGACCCTACCTATAAACACAGTGATGATAATGTAGGCATCATGAGAAAATCCAATACTGTAACCTACATTGCCCATAAAGGCACCCTTATAGTTGACCCTGTGAGCGAACTACCATATACCCATTACACAGCTAAAGGCGGGGAGGCTGACAACCTTACCCTTAAACCGGCATTATTAAAGTTTAAGGTTCCCGAAATAGCTGCCGGTGTTACCATTGTAGAAGCCGACGGCATCTTTGATACCGATGATTGCAAACAAGAAACCCGTACCGTACTACCTAAAGCACAGTTATATACACCTATCAATCCTCGTCGCCGTAAAAGTACCCCGGTGGAGGGTGTTGCCGGTATCAAAGAAATTGATCCCTATGGCCGGCCGGTATGCCTTAGCGGCCACCCCCTGGTGCTTATCGGCAGGGATATTAAAAGAGGAGAATATATCTGGTGTTGCCCCTGCTACCATCCCCGTTGCAGTCCAGAAAGCCTACTCCACCCTGTTACGCTGGCGGCAACTGGTGCGGGGTAAAACTAAAGCCGAAGCCCGGGCCATCTTAGCGGATAAAACCCGCGCCTTTGTTGAACCAGGTTACCGGAGGCAATGCGCCAGGCCATTGTTGCCTGCCATGAACACTACCCCCACTGGGGCGCCAAACAAATCGCCCATTACCTGGGCCAGAAACAGAGCCTTAAAGTAAGCCCGGCCACCGTCCACAAGGTCCTTAAACAGGAACACCCTGTACCTCCCTGGGATAAAGAACGGCGCCGGAAACGGCATACCTTGGGCCGGGTCAATTTTGCCACCTGCATCGACCATGCAGAAATAGCCATAGGCGGACTG
Proteins encoded in this region:
- the istB gene encoding IS21-like element helper ATPase IstB yields the protein MSVTPRQKWHQLIMAAAKEFKLPMIRQHLEKQVTEAMQKDASYEEFLALLLQQEWDARKESARYNRIRRAEFTHKKYLESLSVGDLPPDAQKKLKLLKSLAFIQEGRNVILAGNAGTGKTHIAIGLGIQACLEGYKVWFTTVPLLVNQIKECRSAQTLRAFQNRFEKYDLVIADEMGYISFDREGAELLFTHLSLRAGRKATIVTTNLSFERWGEIFQDPVMTAAMIDRLTHQAYIVNMNGNSYRMKETKEWLEQQKLS
- a CDS encoding transposase → MMYPYQPSLFVDDGQGLFYWKIAHNYPWEVFNDIAQEFKEIRYKQLKQQSPQSLQSNRDQETFFEDFEEGEVDLVDPLKVEGRSPRGRKGIPFWPLLRAFVMARLMRVEDSVKDVHFLLHTNPTFARALGFEELPSYHTVARFDQIMSENGLWEKARIKSVKFNIDNKVFFPLHGNRRGYYPHRSRGQSTTERKEGRPYL
- the ltrA gene encoding group II intron reverse transcriptase/maturase, whose product is MTTKLARITEVARTRPQERFTSLMHLIDAGMLRICHVELKANRATGIDGITKEQYGGNLEANIQSLLERLKRKSYRPQPVRRVYIPKPGSDKKRPLGIPAYEDKIVQLAASKILNAIYEAEFLDMSFGFRPQRGCHDALKLLNYLIVARKVNYIVDADIKGFFDHVDHDWLMKFLEHRIADPNFLRLLHRFLKAGIMENGELRDATAGTPQGGIVSPILANIYLHYVLDLWFEKAVRKHCRGEAYMVRYADDFICCFQYKHEAEAFYRALRTRLAKFSLSVAEEKTKIIPFGRFATQWCKRMGQNKPDTFDFLGFTHYCSTSHQGKFRVKRRTSRKKFRQNVQRMKEWIKENRMLPAKVLMALLKRKLIGYYHYYGITDNSKRLLAFHYIARCMLFKWLNRRSQRKSFDGEKFRMFLEKFPLPSPRIYVNIMDIRLPSAYIA